The following coding sequences lie in one Cannabis sativa cultivar Pink pepper isolate KNU-18-1 chromosome 5, ASM2916894v1, whole genome shotgun sequence genomic window:
- the LOC133038511 gene encoding uncharacterized protein LOC133038511, with translation MLYGRKCGVSTHWDELGENKLLGPDAIRHTNEAIRKIGDRMITARKRTKSYADLKRRDIEFEVGDHVFLRVTPRKGLSVKRFGKRGKLSPRYVGPFQILDRVGSVAYRIALPPSLSGVHNVFHVSQLRKYVSDPSHVLSYETLGLQEDLSYNERPVKILDQKDRILRNKTITLVKVLWRNSVVEEATWELESDMREQYPELFE, from the coding sequence atgttgtatggaagaaaatgcgGAGTCTCCACGCATTGGGATGAGTTGGGAGAGAACAAACTCCTAGGGCCGGATGCGATTCGGCACACCAACGAAGCTATTCGGAAGATCGGGGATAGAATGATCACGGCTCGGAAGCGGACGAAATCTTATGCAGACCTGAAGCGGAGGGACATTGAGTTCGAAGTGGGTGATCATGTGTTTCTTCGAGTGACACCACGAAAAGGACTCTCAGTGAAGAGATTTGGTAAGAGAGGGAAACTAAGTCCTAGATATGTTGGTCCATTTCAGATATTGGATAGAGTGGGCAGTGTAGCTTATAGAATAGCTTTACCGCCATCATTATCTGGGgtgcataatgtatttcatgtatctCAACTCCGGAAATATGTGTCAGACCCATCGCATGTTTTGAGCTATGAAACACTGGGTTTGCAGGAAGATTTGTCCTACAATGAACGTCCGGTGAAGATTCTTGATCAAAAGGATAGGATTTTGAGAAATAAGACAATTACCCTGGTGAAAGTCCTATGGAGAAACAGTGTGGTTGAGGAAGCTACTTGGGAGCTTGAATCTGATATGCGAGAACAATATCCAGAATTATTTGagtaa
- the LOC115718111 gene encoding uncharacterized protein LOC115718111 encodes MADHKNQQQAYPLAPANGSTRSNEETPNSDTTKDELKRKKRIRLAIYIAIFAVFQAIVIGVFGAVIMRAKNPNFRINNIDPITLNKANNNDGVSSFDMKFNAQVRIQNSNFGPYKFDNTTLVFTYGGGAAVGRVNIPKGKVGLQSKKKIKLEVNLSSSNLVNTSIANNLNRDLTAGALTFRCTAALTGKVELMFIMKKKKSTNLDCTIVVDVNQTQLRSLVCK; translated from the coding sequence atgGCAGATCATAAGAATCAACAACAAGCTTATCCCTTGGCCCCAGCAAATGGGAGTACAAGAAGCAATGAAGAGACACCAAATTCAGACACCACCAAAGATGAGCTAAAACGAAAGAAGAGGATCAGATTAGCAATCTACATAGCCATTTTTGCAGTGTTTCAAGCCATTGTTATTGGGGTTTTTGGTGCTGTTATTATGAGAGCTAAAAATCCCAACTTTAGAATAAACAATATCGATCCAATAACTTTGAACAAAGCTAATAATAATGATGGGGTTTCATCATTTGATATGAAATTTAATGCCCAAGTGAGAATTCAAAATTCCAACTTTGGGCCTTACAAGTTTGACAACACAACTTTGGTCTTTACCTACGGCGGTGGCGCCGCCGTGGGACGGGTTAATATTCCGAAGGGAAAGGTTGGTTTGCAGTCCAAGAAAAAGATTAAATTGGAAGTGAATTTGAGCTCTTCAAATTTGGTAAACACTTCTATTGCTAATAATCTTAATAGGGATTTGACTGCCGGAGCTTTGACTTTCCGGTGTACGGCGGCGTTGACCGGGAAAGTTGAGCTTATGTTTatcatgaagaagaagaagtcaacCAATTTGGACTGTACTATTGTTGTTGATGTCAACCAAACCCAGCTCAGGTCTTTAGTATGCAAGTGA